In Halobaculum limi, one DNA window encodes the following:
- a CDS encoding 50S ribosomal protein L39e has translation MTKKSKAKKKRLAKLERQNSRVPAWVMMKTDMEVTRNPKRRNWRRSDTDE, from the coding sequence ATGACCAAGAAGTCCAAGGCGAAGAAGAAGCGCCTCGCCAAGCTGGAGCGGCAGAACAGCCGCGTTCCGGCGTGGGTGATGATGAAGACCGACATGGAAGTGACCCGCAACCCGAAGCGACGCAACTGGCGGCGCTCGGACACCGACGAGTAA
- a CDS encoding 50S ribosomal protein L31e — MSANDFEERVVTVPLREAKQAPSQERGDRAMSLIRAHLAKHFSVDEGDVRLDPAVNETVWERGRSKPPAKVRLRAARFDEDGEVVVEAEPA, encoded by the coding sequence ATGAGCGCGAACGACTTCGAGGAGCGCGTCGTCACGGTTCCGCTGCGCGAAGCGAAGCAGGCCCCGAGCCAAGAGCGCGGCGACAGGGCGATGTCGCTCATCCGTGCCCACCTCGCGAAGCACTTCTCGGTCGACGAGGGCGACGTCCGTCTCGACCCCGCGGTCAACGAGACCGTCTGGGAACGCGGTCGCTCGAAGCCGCCGGCGAAGGTCCGCCTCCGTGCGGCCCGATTCGACGAGGACGGCGAGGTCGTCGTCGAAGCGGAGCCGGCCTGA